The proteins below come from a single Serinus canaria isolate serCan28SL12 chromosome 6, serCan2020, whole genome shotgun sequence genomic window:
- the LOC127059792 gene encoding C-type lectin domain family 2 member H-like: protein MSPHQGDDCSRQRDAGSEQESELCSIPRAENEPQHLQEGPTAGVPHLHGSQEASWHKQGDAPCERAVSADLENGFCTRDGSVKEPLGPQGTSATNNKHKRKLRRLLGEWFRSHPVGTAGLILLLLVLVLALGVALAVQSAAPQVPVTPETPQCVLGCPHGWLGHNGVCYYFSRDYSTWEQAQERCSQLNASLAIAKDEEAMDLLFRLRGNGDFWLGLRRRGERLQWEDGSSYSSRVPVLGNSDCVYLADRKRFRSEFCSTERPYVCSKAQAPL from the exons ATGTCTCCGCACCAAGGAGATGATTGTTCCAGGCAGAGAGATGCCGGCTCTGAGCAGGAGAGTGAATTATGCTCCATTCCCAGAGCTGAAAATGAgccccagcatctccaggaggGACCAACAGCCGGGGTTCCACACTTGCATGGGTCACAAGAAGCCTCTTGGCATAAGCAGGGGGATGCCCCTTGTGAGCGTGCAGTGAGTGCAGATTTGGAGAATGGGTTCTGCACCAGGGATGGGAGTGTGAAGGAGCCCCTGGGTCCTCAGGGCACATCAGCAACCAACAATAAACACAAAAGGAAGCTAAGAAGATTGCTGG GTGAATGGTTCAGGTCCCATCCCGTGGGCACGGCGGGGCtgattctgctgctcctggtgctcgTGCTGGCTTTGGGGGTGGCCTTGGCTGTGCAGTCAG cagcaccacaggtTCCAGTTACACCTGAGACTCCACAGTGTGTTCTGGGCTGTCCCCATGGCTGGCTTGGGCACAATGGGGTCTGCTACTACTTCTCAAGGGATTACAGCACCTGGGAGCAGGCTCAGGAACGCTGCTCCCAGCTCAATGCCTCCCTGGCCATTGCCAAGGATGAGGAGGCCATG GATTTGCTCTTCCGCCTCCGCGGGAACGGCGATTTCTGGCTCGGGCTGCGCAGACGGGGCGAGCGCCTGCAGTGGGAGGACGGCAGCAGCTACAGCTCCCG ggttCCTGTCCTCGGCAATTCCGACTGTGTGTACCTGGCTGACAGGAAAAGATTCAGGAGTGAGTTCTGCTCCACTGAGCGGCCGTATGTCTGCAGCAAGGCCCAAGCTCCCCTGTAA